The segment acagcaacaacaacaataacaacaacaacaacaacaacaacaacaacaaccacaacgacaacaacaacaacaacaacaacgacgacaacaacgacaacaacgacaacagcgacaacaacgacaacaacgacaacaacaacaacaacaacaacaacaacaacaacaacaacaacaacaacaacaacaacaacaacaacaacaacaacaacaacaacaacaacaacaacaacaacaacaacaacaacaacaacaacaacaacaacaacaacaacaacaacaacaacaacaacaacaacaacaacaacaacaacaacaacaacaacaacaacaacagcaacaacaacaacagcaaaaacaacaacagcaacaacaacaacaacaacaacaacagcagcaaaaacaacaacaacaacaacaacaacaacagaaacaacaacaacaacagcaacaacagcaacagcaacaacaacagcaacaacaacagcaacaacaacaacagcaacagcaacaacagcagcaacaacaacaacaacaacaacaacaacaacaacaacacaacgacaacaacaacaacgacaacaacaacaacaacaacaacaacaacaacaacaacaacaaaacaacaacaacaacaacaacaacaacaacaacaacgacaacaacgacaacaacaacaacgaccacaacaacgacaacaacaacgacaacgacaacaacaacgacaacaacgacaacaacgacaacaacgacaacaacaacaacaacaacaacaacaacaacaacaacaacaacaacaacaacaacgacaacaacgacaacaacgacaacaacgacaacaacgacaacaacgaaaacaacgacaacaacaacaacaacaacaacaacgacaacaacaacaacaacgacaacaacaacaacaacNNNNNNNNNNNNNNNNNNNNNNNNNNNNNNacaacaacgacaacaacgacaacaacgacaacaacgataacaacgacaacaacgacaacaacaacgacaacaacgacaacaacgacaacaacgacaacaacaacaacaacgacaacaatgacaacaacgacaacaacaacaacaacgacaacaatgacaacaacgacaacaacaacaacaacgacaacaatgacaacaacgacaacaacaacaacaacgacaacaatgacaacaacgacaacaacaacaacaacgacaacaatgacaacaacgacaacaacaacaacaacgacaacaatgacaacaacgacaacaacaacaacaacgacaacaatgacaacaacgacaacaacaacaacaacgacaacaatgacaacaacgacaacaacaacaacaacgacaacaatgacaacaacgacaacaacaacaacaacgacaacaatgacaacaacgacaacaacaacaacaacgacaacaatgacaacaacgacaacaacaacaacaacgacaacaatgacaacaacgacaacaacaacaacaacgacaacaatgacaacaacgacaacaacaacaacaacgacaacaatgacaacaacgacaacaacaacaacaacgacaacaatgacaacaacgacaacaacaacaacaacgacaacaatgacaacaacgacaacaacaacaacaacgacaacaatgacaacaacgacaacaacaacaacaacgacaacaatgacaacaacgacaacaacaacaacaacgacaacaatgacaacaacgacaacaacaacaacaacgacaacaatgacaacaacgacaacaacaacaacaacgacaacaatgacaacaacgacaacaacaacaacaacgacaacaatgacaacaacgacaacaacaacaacaacgacaacaatgacaacaacgacaacaacaacaacaacgacaacaatgacaacaacgacaacaacaacaacaacgacaacaatgacaacaacgacaacaacaacaacaacgacaacaatgacaacaacgacaacaacaacaacaacgacaacaatgacaacaacgacaacaacaacaacaacgacaacaatgacaacaacgacaacaacaacaacaacgacaacaatgacaacaacgacaacaacaacaacaacgacaacaatgacaacaacgacaacaacaacaacaacgacaacaatgacaacaacgacaacaacaacaacaacgacaacaatgacaacaacgacaacaacaacaacaacgacaacaatgacaacaacgacaacaacaacaacaacgacaacaatgacaacaacgacaacaacaacaacaacgacaacaatgacaacaacgacaacaacaacaacaacgacaacaatgacaacaacgacaacaacaacaacaacgacaacaatgacaacaacgacaacaacaacaacaacgacaacaatgacaacaacgacaacaacaacaacaacgacaacaatgacaacaacgacaacaacaacaacaacgacaacaatgacaacaacgacaacaacaacaacaacgacaacaatgacaacaacgacaacaacaacaacaacgacaacaatgacaacaacgacaacaacaacaacaacgacaacaatgacaacaacgacaacaacaacaacaacgacaacaatgacaacaacgacaacaacaacaacaacgacaacaatgacaacaacgacaacaacaacaacaacgacaacaatgacaacaacgacaacaacaacaacaacgacaacaatgacaacaacgacaacaacaacaacaacgacaacaatgacaacaacgacaacaacaacaacaacgacaacaatgacaacaacgacaacaacaacaacaacgacaacaatgacaacaacgacaacaacaacaacaacgacaacaatgacaacaacgacaacaacaacaacaacgacaacaatgacaacaacgacaacaacaacaacaacgacaacaatgacaacaacgacaacaacaacaacaacgacaacaatgacaacaacgacaacaacaacaacaacgacaacaacaataacaacgacaacaacgacaacaacaacgacaacaacgacaacaacgacaacaacgacaacaacaacaacaacaataataataataataataataataataataataaaaacaatgatgatgatgatgatgatgataacaataataataatatttataataataataataataagaataataaaaataataataataataataataataataataataagaatagtaataatagtcaaaataacaatattaataataataataatagtaacaatagtaatattaataataataataataataattatacaactaataataataataatagtagtagtaatagtaaaagtaataatagtaataataataataatatcgataataataatattacgaataataataataatacaaataataataataataataataataaaaataaaaataataataataataataataatgataataataataataataacaataataataataatgatgatgacgataataataataaaagtaataacaattacagtaataatagtaataataatatcaataataataataataataattattcttattatacaaataataataataataataataataataataataataataataataataataataacaatagtaataatagtaataataataataataatattaataatattaataataatcaaatcaataatacaaataataataattacaataataataataatacaaataattataataaaaatattaatgataataataataataataattgtatttatattaataataataacaataataacaatagttacaataataacaataattacaataataataataataaaaaataataaaaataataataattatgattacaataataataataataataataataataataataataataatatttaacaataataacaataacaataataataataataataataataacaataataataatgacaataataacagtgataataataataataataatcataataataacaataataacaatgataacaATAATAGCGAGCATGTGGTGTCGTATGTCCGCGTTAGTTATTAAAGAAGGTGCAATTTAAAACCCATGTTAGAACTGCTATTTATCAATAGACTTAAAATCTAGAATGGCCCATGCTTAGGTAAAAGCTTGCCATACAGCCAAAGCTAAGGATAAgagtataataaattataatatgataatatattttgatcGTATATTAAACTAGATCTAGATGGCCGAGCGGACTACCGCCAACctttaatgatgatgatgatgatgatgatgatgatgatgatgatgatgatgatgatgtggatgatgatgatgatgatgatgatgatgatgatgatgatgatgatgatgataataataataatgataataatattaatatcaataattattataataataataataaataaataattataataataataataataattaaataataacaataataacaatgataacaatgataataataacaatgataataataataacaatgataacaataataacaatgataacaacaacaacaacaacaacaacaataataataataataataataataataattattattattataataataataataataataataataataacaataataataataatactaacaacaacaacaacaacaacaataataaaaataatagtaataataataataataataataataataaaaataataataataataacaataataataaaaatgataataataataataataataataataataataataataataaaagctataataataataataataacaataataacaataataacaataatagtaataatgataaccataataataataataataaccataataatattaataataataataataataataatgataataataataataataataattataataatgatgataataattataataatgatgatgataataataataataataataataataataatagtcataaataataataataataataataacaataattataataacaataataacagtgataataataataataataataataataataataataataataataataaaataataataataataataataataataattatcctTAATTGTTTCATAAATCTACGAAAAAACAGCCTGTCATGGACAAGATTATGTATAGGCATTATATCTATATAGTAGGATCTCGGAATTCTACATCGAAAATCTTCATGAATAGAAATGTCGTTTTACAACTTGAGCTATAGTGATTTTTTCTGGTAGATTAGATAAACTTGAATTGGTTATTTCGAGATTTCTATGACTATCTATATGGAAGTCATTTCCTAAGTAATATTAGTAGGAAGATCAATTTCCTTACATGAATTTTTTGCATAAATTGAtagttctttaattatttttttttgagatatttcTAGAGAAGTGATTGCAGAAGTAGGCAAAGATCAACAATTAAGAAACAATATCCTACtacttcttcttcaagtcgaGGTAAACTTTAACGGTCATATCACTAGATACTTTCAATTGTGAAAATGCTTCCGCAATTGGATAACTCATGTCAGAACTTCcattaattttgaaatgatCCGCTATTTGTTTTACAAAATCTTTGAAATTCGTAATATTGCCTACGAGCAGTACATCAAGTTTattctgcaaatttaaaacttcattATGCTTTAAAAGAGTGGGTATTTGCTCCATCCTTATAATTGAGTATTGATTTGAACTGGAAGAAGGAGAATCgtcaatgaagaaagaaggagaAATGAGTTTTATAGAACataaaattgatcaaaaattgagttttctAATTTGTTGAAGTGACGGAAATTGTTGCTTTTGAAGTTTATTGTTACGGATTTTA is part of the Solanum pennellii chromosome 8, SPENNV200 genome and harbors:
- the LOC114078483 gene encoding GATA zinc finger domain-containing protein 14-like, whose product is DNNDNNNNNNNNNNNNNNNNNNDNNDNNDNNDNNDNNENNDNNNNNNNNDNNNNNDNNNNNNNDNNDNNNNNDNNDNNDNNNNNDNNDNNDNNNNNDNNDNNDNNNNNDNNDNNDNNNNNDNNDNNDNNNNNDNNDNNDNNNNNDNNDNNDNNNNNDNNDNNDNNNNNDNNDNNDNNNNNDNNDNNDNNNNNDNNDNNDNNNNNDNNDNNDNNNNNDNNDNNDNNNNNDNNDNNDNNNNNDNNDNNDNNNNNDNNDNNDNNNNNDNNDNNDNNNNNDNNDNNDNNNNNDNNDNNDNNNNNDNNDNNDNNNNNDNNDNNDNNNNNDNNDNNDNNNNNDNNDNNDNNNNNDNNDNNDNNNNNDNNDNNDNNNNNDNNDNNDNNNNNDNNDNNDNNNNNDNNDNNDNNNNNDNNDNNDNNNNNDNNDNNDNNNNNDNNDNNDNNNNNDNNDNNDNNNNNDNNDNNDNNNNNDNNDNNDNNNNNDNNDNNDNNNNNDNNDNNDNNNNNDNNDNNDNNNNNDNNDNNDNNNNNDNND